One stretch of Pirellulaceae bacterium DNA includes these proteins:
- a CDS encoding XRE family transcriptional regulator yields MHYNGSMIEQTDNDRPSVSDKTADSATLRLCQRVRALRALRAWTLEQLAQASGVSRSMLSQIERQQVNPTFHVAYRIAQAFGMSLGQLVDEEPKEPSIEVIRAEDQHYHFQEESDHSVRSLHPVHLEKDVEFYEVKLRPGAILPSSSHLTGTREFLTVQKGRIQVRAGTEEAVLDAGDLARYTADVDHVIENVGRGEATAFLVAIYRPGGP; encoded by the coding sequence ATGCACTATAATGGAAGCATGATCGAGCAAACCGATAACGACCGGCCTTCTGTCTCCGACAAAACGGCCGATTCTGCGACCCTTCGTCTCTGCCAACGGGTCCGTGCGTTGCGGGCCTTACGAGCTTGGACACTTGAGCAACTTGCCCAGGCCTCCGGGGTAAGTCGCTCGATGTTGAGTCAGATTGAACGACAACAGGTCAATCCAACATTTCATGTGGCCTATCGAATTGCACAGGCCTTCGGGATGTCGCTGGGACAGTTAGTTGACGAGGAGCCGAAGGAGCCATCGATTGAGGTGATACGCGCGGAGGATCAGCATTATCATTTTCAGGAGGAGTCCGACCACAGCGTTCGCTCTCTCCATCCGGTGCATCTGGAAAAAGATGTCGAGTTTTACGAGGTTAAGTTGCGACCTGGAGCTATCTTGCCGAGTAGTTCGCATTTGACGGGCACTCGTGAGTTTTTGACCGTCCAAAAAGGCAGGATTCAGGTGCGTGCGGGAACGGAAGAGGCGGTCTTGGACGCCGGTGATTTGGCTCGATACACGGCCGACGTGGATCATGTCATTGAAAATGTAGGACGTGGTGAAGCGACGGCATTCTTGGTTGCGATCTATCGACCCGGTGGGCCATGA